One genomic region from Nilaparvata lugens isolate BPH chromosome 3, ASM1435652v1, whole genome shotgun sequence encodes:
- the LOC120350330 gene encoding vitamin B12-binding protein-like, whose amino-acid sequence MLCLLALWLAMPAARSAGDQPGAQRDRTRLCRRHGRCAGGGERLFRLSAAGRQAGTSGLLQGINLERVLALKPDLILAWRGGNPQRVLDQLAAFGIPIFYADATPSKGSPVAGQAGAIQPAPEQAHQAAEGLRRQFAALKQQYAANPSRRVLLQFGTQPLFTSAGATLQSQVLALCGGQNVFADSRTPWPQISREQVLARQPQAIVITGGAKEAASVKAFWPRSCRCR is encoded by the coding sequence ATGCTCTGTCTGTTGGCGCTCTGGCTGGCCATGCCGGCGGCGCGCTCAGCGGGTGATCAGCCTGGCGCCCAACGCGACCGAACTCGCCTATGCCGCCGGCATGGGCGATGTGCTGGTGGCGGCGAGCGCCTATTCCGATTATCCGCCGCAGGCCGCCAAGCTGGAACAAGTGGCCTCCTGCAGGGCATCAATCTGGAGCGGGTGCTGGCGCTCAAGCCGGACCTGATCCTCGCCTGGCGCGGCGGCAATCCGCAGCGCGTGCTGGATCAGCTCGCTGCGTTCGGCATCCCGATTTTCTATGCGGACGCGACACCCTCGAAGGGATCGCCGGTTGCTGGACAAGCTGGCGCAATACAGCCCGCACCCGAGCAGGCGCATCAGGCGGCGGAAGGCCTTCGCCGCCAGTTCGCCGCTCTCAAACAACAGTATGCCGCTAACCCATCGCGGCGTGTGCTGCTGCAGTTCGGCACCCAGCCGCTGTTCACCAGCGCCGGCGCCACATTGCAAAGCCAGGTGCTGGCGCTGTGCGGCGGGCAGAACGTCTTTGCCGACAGCCGCACCCCTTGGCCGCAGATCAGCCGCGAGCAGGTGTTGGCGCGCCAGCCGCAGGCCATCGTCATCACCGGGGGCGCGAAAGAAGCCGCCAGTGTGAAAGCCTTCTGGCCCCGCAGCTGCAGGTGCCGGTGA
- the LOC120350331 gene encoding 5'-methylthioadenosine/S-adenosylhomocysteine nucleosidase-like — protein sequence MIDYAAILTANQRVLFMKVGIIGAMEQEVTLLRDQSKTVKPSSVRAAKSTPARSAALTWLLLKSGIGKVSAAMGTTLLLEHCSPDLVINTGSAGGLASTLRVGDIVVSEEVRYHGRRHRLRLRAGPDGRLPGGVRRRRRADSRWRKAASNSWICSGGAA from the coding sequence ATGATAGACTATGCCGCAATTCTCACGGCCAATCAGCGAGTGTTATTTATGAAAGTAGGCATCATCGGCGCAATGGAGCAGGAAGTCACCCTGCTGCGCGATCAATCGAAAACCGTCAAACCATCCAGCGTGCGGGCTGCGAAATCTACACCGGCCAGATCGGCGGCGTTGACGTGGCTCTTGCTGAAATCCGGCATCGGTAAAGTCTCGGCGGCCATGGGCACCACCCTGCTGCTGGAACACTGCAGCCCGGATCTGGTGATCAACACCGGTTCCGCCGGCGGCCTGGCCAGCACCCTGCGCGTGGGCGATATCGTGGTGTCGGAAGAAGTGCGCTACCACGGCCGACGTCACCGCCTTCGGCTACGAGCCGGGCCAGATGGCCGGCTGCCCGGCGGCGTTCGTCGCCGACGACGCGCTGATTCGCGCTGGCGGAAAGCTGCATCAAACAGCTGGATCTGCAGCGGGGGCGCGGCCTGA
- the LOC120350332 gene encoding deoxyguanosinetriphosphate triphosphohydrolase-like has product MRCIRCLELLSRGQGATAEKQMPGSTSSKNQLPTAFQQTDRGEEEYDIVRQFESDRGRIVNSAAIRRLQQKPSVSAGAQRGGAQPPDALDGGAAVGLHIAKEILNRFKQHRGNGLPDARHRQSAVRSLRRVGDHDWFAQRLDPASCGSEPGSHDRCQVATLRLHEGERSEPAAQPIRQDLSHFEGNAQAIRMVYSLLKLNLTYAQVGCILKYTRPAYWASDIPASHSYLMKKPGYYLAEEAFVDRLRRELHMGEFDRFPLTYIMEAADDISYCVADLEDAVEKSIFTVEQLYQHLIQEWGEVVPAICSTRPSPARFARSIAAARGARGRSVLHVSAGVYRGAAGAARGAALYRQSGLGLSGQFQSGAAGDSSPAYRLLKIFKNVAFKHVFNHRRSSNLSCKATG; this is encoded by the exons ATGCGTTGCATCCGCTGCCTGGAATTGTTATCACGGGGGCAGGGCGCAACGGCGGAGAAACAGATGCCGGGATCGACTTCAAGCAAAAATCAGCTTCCAACGGCCTTTCAGCAAACCGATCGAGGCGAGGAAGAGTACGACATCGTGCGGCAATTCGAGAGCGATCGCGGGCGCATCGTCAACTCGGCCGCCATTCGCCGTCTGCAGCAAAAACCCAGTGTTTCCGCTGGAGCGCAACGCGGCGGTGCGCAGCCGCCTGACGCACTCGATGGAGGTGCAGCAGTTGGGCTCCACATCGCCAAAGAGATTCTCAACCGCTTCAAACAG CATCGTGGAAATGGCCTGCCTGATGCACGACATCGGCAATCCGCCGTTCGGTCACTTCGGCGAGTCGGCGATCACGACTGGTTTGCCCAACGGCTCGATCCCGCCAGCTGCGGCAGCGAGCCGGGCAGCCACGATCGCTGCCAGGTGGCGACGCTGCGCCTGCATGAGGGGGAGCGATCTGAACCGGCTGCGCAGCCGATCCGTCAGGATCTCAGCCACTTCGAGGGCAATGCCCAGGCGATCCGCATGGTGTACAGCCTGCTCAAGCTCAACCTGACCTACGCGCAGGTCGGCTGCATTTTGAAATACACCCGCCCGGCCTACTGGGCGAGCGACATCCCCGCCAGCCACAGTTACCTGATGAAAAAGCCCGGCTACTATCTGGCGGAAGAGGCCTTCGTCGATCGGCTGCGGCGCGAGCTGCACATGGGCGAGTTCGATCGTTTCCCGCTGACCTATATCATGGAGGCCGCCGACGATATCTCGTACTGCGTGGCCGATCTGGAAGACGCGGTGGAGAAGAGCATTTTCACCGTCGAGCAGCTGTATCAGCACCTGATTCAGGAGTGGGGCGAGGTGGTGCCGGCGATCTGTTCGACAAGACCGTCGCCAGCGCGTTTCGCAAGATCGATCGCGGCGGCGCGCGGCGCGCGCGGAAGATCAGTTCTTCATGTATCTGCGGGTGTTTACCGTGGCGCGGCTGGTGCCGCACGCGGCGCAGCGCTTTATCGACAATCTGGACTCGGTCTATCAGGGCAGTTTCAATCAGGCGCTGCTGGGGACTCCAGCCCGGCGTACCGGCTgctgaaaatatttaaaaatgtggCGTTCAAGCACGTGTTCAACCACCGGAGGTCGAGCAACTTGAGCTGCAAGGCTACCGGGTGA